One stretch of Pseudomonadota bacterium DNA includes these proteins:
- a CDS encoding TauD/TfdA family dioxygenase: protein MHYEPRPASLRAAVPSDSTARLCERHPFAVIRAGAAASAEELSQLARAMVSETLHEVGAVLFRNYPVASESDFERVAEDVTPELLEYDYASTPRTRRTGRIYTSTEYPAHQRIPPHNEMSYSTSWPRVLWFCCLTAAGQGGATTLADSREVYLRLDPGLRRRFEERKVLYVRNYGTGLDLSWQQAFATEQRSSVEAYCRRMNMAHEWKPGGVLETRQVCQAVASHPVSRDPVWFNQAHLFHVSQLDPEVREALLESVAPEDLPRNAYYGDGEPLEESAIAEIRAAYEMCSFEFPWQEGDVLLVDNVRVAHGRAPFRGKRSVLVAMA from the coding sequence GTGCATTACGAGCCCCGCCCGGCGTCGCTTCGCGCCGCAGTGCCGTCCGACTCGACGGCAAGGCTCTGCGAGCGGCATCCCTTCGCGGTGATTCGCGCTGGCGCTGCTGCGAGCGCGGAGGAACTTTCTCAGCTGGCGCGAGCCATGGTGAGCGAGACCTTGCACGAGGTTGGGGCCGTGCTGTTTCGCAACTACCCGGTCGCATCCGAGAGCGACTTCGAGCGGGTAGCCGAGGATGTCACACCGGAGCTGCTCGAATACGACTACGCATCCACTCCGCGCACGCGCAGAACGGGCCGCATCTACACGTCGACCGAGTACCCGGCGCACCAGCGTATCCCGCCGCACAACGAGATGTCGTACAGCACCAGCTGGCCCCGGGTTCTGTGGTTTTGTTGCCTGACGGCGGCCGGCCAGGGAGGCGCCACCACCCTGGCCGACAGCCGTGAAGTCTACCTGAGGCTCGATCCCGGCCTTCGCCGGCGTTTCGAGGAGCGCAAGGTGCTCTACGTGCGCAACTACGGTACGGGCCTGGATCTGAGCTGGCAGCAAGCTTTCGCTACCGAGCAGCGCAGCAGCGTCGAGGCCTACTGCAGGCGCATGAACATGGCGCACGAGTGGAAGCCCGGCGGTGTGCTCGAGACCCGGCAGGTGTGTCAGGCCGTGGCGTCGCATCCAGTCAGTAGGGACCCCGTGTGGTTCAATCAAGCGCACCTCTTTCACGTGTCGCAGCTCGACCCGGAGGTTCGCGAAGCCTTGCTGGAGTCAGTAGCGCCGGAGGATCTGCCGCGTAACGCCTACTACGGCGACGGTGAGCCGCTCGAGGAAAGCGCGATAGCGGAGATTCGAGCGGCCTACGAGATGTGCAGTTTCGAATTCCCCTGGCAGGAGGGTGACGTGCTGCTGGTCGATAACGTTCGGGTCGCACATGGCCGGGCGCCTTTTCGGGGCAAGCGCAGCGTGTTGGTGGCAATGGCCTGA